The Triticum dicoccoides isolate Atlit2015 ecotype Zavitan chromosome 6A, WEW_v2.0, whole genome shotgun sequence genome has a window encoding:
- the LOC119319191 gene encoding serine/arginine repetitive matrix protein 1-like — MAPSSCVVPVVRRRLAHSPVSSRAHSASPDPGSTAVACSRRRPQLLAGPGPRALLPHLRPPPRRPAPPREPPPPRLAPPLRRPLLASPILLCIDLPCAKPCHRPTTSPPQPELANIRPSSTPWGRWPWTPLLHRRMAASPRASSDYNKRLRDETPSTTTTGDLGPVKYPLDVPSSTTTQVPREHLYLYRRRGSDKYPYNKCTSTAVFGISKNVKHPFEMTRPTSSNDPKYLSENEMYTAIVARIETDKSEDASATPNHVRRPSQRPM, encoded by the exons ATGGCGCCCTCCAGCTGCGTCGtgcccgtcgtccgccgccgcctggcccaTTCGCCCGTCTCCTCGCGCGCCCACAGCGCCTCACCGGACCCGGGGAGCACCGCCGTCGCCTGCAGTCGCCGGCGCCCACAGCTCCTTGCCGGACCCGGtccccgcgccctcctccctcacctgcggcctcctcctcgtcgccccgcgCCTCCCCGAGAGCCACCTCCGCCTCGACTAGCGCCACCCCTCCGTCGTCCGCTTCTGGCGTCTCCGATCCTCCTCTGCATCGACCTCCCCTGCGCCAAGCCCTGCCACCGGCCTACTACCTCGCCTCCTCAACCCGAGCTGGCCAATATCCGGCCATCTTCGACACCTTGGGGTCGCTGGCCATGGACGCCTCTACTCCATCGCCGGATGGCTGCTTCTCCGCGCGCCTCT tccgactacaaCAAACGACTACGCGACgagacgccaagtaccactacgaccGGAGACCTCGGACCCGTCAAGTACCCTTTGGATGTGCCAAGTTCCACGACGACCCAAGTACCGCGAGAAcatttgtacctctaccgtcgccgtggatccgacaagtacccctacaacaagtgtacctctaccgccGTCTTCGGAATCTCTAAGAACGTCAAGcaccccttcgagatgacgagaccgacaagttcaaatgaccccaagtacctctccgaaaatgaGATGTATACCGCTATCGTCGCAagaatcgagaccgacaagtccgaagatgcaagtgccactccgaaccatgtacgaCGACCGTCGCAAAGACCCATGTAA